The region atggaggatcagtctatttgctactagccatggtggctgaggggaacctccacagccagaggcactaaacctctgaatcccaaagccaggaggcaacatcaggggatggtctcagcctctatgccctgttgttggcggtctaaagcaggggtgtcaaactcatttgttatgagggccagatctgacataaatgagaccttgttgggctgggccatttcaggctgggccgtgtgtgtagctatttaagattaccgtaggtagcagagatataaactttataaaggacacaggcaaacacaattaaagattaaaaaaaatttttttttagaagtccttaaaacactagcactcgttggtcttaagggtgctttctttgtatttctcccataggatccagggaactgggcaaaggaggctttccttccctccccagaggaccaggaccctcagccaatagaaggaagagaggcctggctcagtagctctgctgtgcgattgagagggcctggcaaagcaagctctgcctccccccttcttccgaaagggaggagcctcagccaatggagaaaatagaggttttgctctgtagctcctgcgcaaatGAGCAAgttttgcaaaacaagctgtgatgcagaaagaagcaggtgacagccagttgcttgggggcctgataggagccctccgggggcctgatttggcccccaggccgcatgtctAAAGGAACTGGCTagtcactgtgtgaggcaggatgctggactagatggatctagcagggttcttttttaacaaaaaaaaattgcaacaaTTTTATTTCTTTAGTAACAGTTAAGCTTCTTGCTAAATGTTCAGGTAGCAAGAGCAGTGTCCTGCTTAGCcggaaaggggaaaaaacccaaaaccaaatTAACCCTGTTGCCCGAACCCTTCAAATCGCATAATTAGATACCCCTCCCTTTCCTCTTACTGCAAAGATTCCTTCCCAGATCTAGTAAAAAGTCGCAATTCTGCCTGACGGACGCTAGGAGGAGCTCTGGCAATTGCCTTCACGTCCTGCCGTAAAAACTAGAGCATACAGCGCGGTTAGGTTttagttgcggggggggggggggacaaattatattttttaaaaccctccagACCAAAAAGGAGGAAAACAAATCTTGCTAACAGGACGcaattccttccccccacccctgtccaACGAAATTAGGTCTGAagcaaagcagattttttttttttttagaaagagtAGGGTAATTGAaaccaaaaaaattaaaaactgttaCGTCTTTGCCACTTTAAAAAAGATCGACTAAGGGATCAACAAAATGCTGGCATTGATCTCGGGTTCCAATATCACTCGATTGATACGGAGAGTGATAACCCCTTCCCCCAAAGTTAACTCTGTGGGGGATACGTAACGAAATTGTCTCATGTTCCGTATTTTAAAATCCAAACGATCTGTCTTGTTAGAAATGCGGGGCGGAGGggcaaaaataaaaattaaaaaaaaaaaacccgcatCGATTGATTCTATTTCTATTTTGCAAAGAGTTGACTGAAGGCTCAGCTCGCAGCGGTGATGCTTGCTTTGAAAAGCCAGCCTCCAGTTCTGAGGTCGGCCTGTAGGTGGTCAGGAAAATCTTTTTTACCTTCATTtggtcgcggggggggggggcgcggtgaGAAGAGAGGCACACGCGCATGCACCACCAAGCGGCACAGATAACAAACTCCACTCGGGAGAGAcacacaacccctcccccccagaagaACTTCACAGAGCGCATCCTTGAAGAGGACAGCCTTATTTATTTTGGCCCTGTCCCTACCATaatcgatccccccccccccttaaagtgCTTCACAAAGAGTAGCAGACTAATAGTGCAATccaaagagcactttcctgggagtaagccctactgaataGACGATAGTACAATtaagagtagacctgcttagcatTGCTCACTAAATCTGAAAATTCTAAAACATAAATAAACCCCACTGGGGAGGGGAGCAAATATGTAAAAGATCAGGTCAGTAAGAACACTTAAGGGAAAAAGGTCACAGGTTTGTTACTGCAAGGCAGAAATCATGTTTTTACACATAAAATtggaagacacccccccccctcagtcttcATCTGAAAAAAAACTTAAACCTCCCCATTTGCTTTGAGCTTGCAAAATCGCTGAGCCTCAATGAGAAAACAATTTTGAGGATCCCCACCCCTGCCAACTTTGGCATCTGCTGCAGATATAGGGCTCCCATGTTAAAACTGTGGGGAATGGGGTGAGCTGTCCCCCTGGAGGAGGAAGGCTCTTGTGGGAGGGAGAAAACATTTTTCTAAGCTCTGTTCAAGTTGGGAtatataggaaaggaaaaggaaaggtcccctgtgtgagcaccagtcgttttgctAAAGCTTTCCCTAGCAAGTCTCCATGCAGCTTCGAGACAGTTCTTTTGGAAACACTGCTGGACTCCCACAGGAGGTTTACTTGCAAGTCAGGAGTATTTGATGTGGTTGGAAACCTAACTTTAGGCAGCGCCAGAGTTGCCCCTTTCCTGAAGCGAGGAAGGACAAAAAGAAAAAGTGCAGAGGCCCATATATTTAACTTTTATAATTGGACTTTTTATTAAGattataaatttaaaacaattctgAACAGTTTTACCCGGTGATATACAATTCAGTAtgcacacagaaaaaaaaaattatacagatacaaacaaataataaaaaagaactgCTGTTTTGGCAACGGCATCctttaacacacacacagtgcTTCATGTGAGATTTTCGATGGCAGGCTGCAAGATACCTTTTTATAACAAAAGGCTTCCCCCCCCTCACTTTAATGAAAAACACaaaatttaaatatttgtttcaaaagaaaagagaaaggctACAAAGTACAGACTTTTGCACACAAGACCCAAACAATGCTGGCTTTAGGCTGGAAAGGCTGAAATGAAAGAatccaaactttaaaaaaagtaTACCCCCTCAGCACACTGAAAGACGCTAAAATAGTGTTCACACATTGACCTGTGGCATTTCCATTCACACAgcaccctttcccctcccctcccaggtgCACaaacaggggaagggaaagacgaCCTGCAGAGCAGTGCATGATGGGAGAAGTAGTTACCATGTCACactcaccccctccccaaatcaaaGTATCTTGTTTGAAGTCGATTTCAAGAATGCGGAAGatggtgggggaagaagcaggaaTAAGACTTGAAactgctcccccccaccaccacatagATGTCAAATTACATCAATTTGCTTCCAAGGGGGGAAAAGTTGATTCTagtctttttttctgtttctttgatTTTTCCTTCTTGATGTCTGTATAATGGGAATCTACTCCCTTCCCCAGAGGAAGCCTGCCCCCCCTCAGTCAGAAACTCCCGTGAAGggaaactgaaccacaaaaatgggCTGCgggtgatttcccccccccccttatgtctttttcatggggggtgggggagatctaGAAACCAATTCAACAATcaactgcattaaaaaaaattgcaactgGAGTTCACCCACTTCGCTAGCATTTatgtgctcccccctccccagcactggAAACAGTTCCAGGGGAGGGGGTCTGTTTCACAAACTCTAAAGTCCCTGGGTGGGCCagggactgccccccccccccagaccttcCTGCTAAAGGGGGATCTAAGGCTCCCCCCAGCCCCTCTCCAGAGGGgcagcctcttcccctccccttccccccaagtcCTCTTTCTCCCACCCCCCCCCTCAGGGGGCATCCAAACAgaaccccctccccacaccacCGCTTAGGGAAACCAAACACTAAAAAACCTGGAAGGattaaaaagggggaaagaggaaaaaaaaaaaaaagcgacaCAACCCCCAACACCACCCCCAGCAGAGACACAAAaggatttttcttcttctttttaactttaaataggtACTATTTCCTCATCTCTGTAAAAATAAAGACCCGAGATTCTcagaattaaagtttttttttttatcttacaATTTATAAAACATTCGGTTGGTTTTCTTCTTCTGCGCCCTCCCTTCGGCCCCCCCCTCCTCAAGTCTTTTGTTTCAGAGtggggccccctccctccctcccctccgatCGCCCCTCTCGCAGGTCGCCCaaagccccccctcccgcccccctaaAAGGCCACGATCGCTCGCGTCCAAGCCCCCAAGCTGGCCAGCGCTTGTTTGCTACAGAGCTGCCCGTTGAGCGGCTGCTCCGAGGAGtccgcctgctgctgctgctggctttgctgctgctgctggtggtggtggtgctgctgctgccggCTGACGAGCCCAGTGAAACCCGAGCCGAAAATGGAGATCAAGTTGGAGATGTTGGAGGAGTCCGGGCCGGGCTCGGCGGCGCTGAAGTCCTCGAAGCGAGCGCGCTTGGGGCAAGGGGCGAAGGCAGGCTCCCCGGCGCCCCCTCCGCCcagcgaggaggaggcggctccggccacagcagcagcagcgccgccGTTGGAGGCGGCCGGGCCCCCCGGCGAGGCGGCGTCCTCTTCGCTCTCGTGGCCCGGGTAGTACTTGCGCTTGGAGCCCGGGCTGGGCGGCGCGCCGGGCTGGCAGCCGCAGGGCCATTGCGAGCAGCAGTCGTGGTGCAGGTAGCCGTTCTCCACCGTGGTCACCACGTGCGTGTCCAGGTCCAAGACGGTGGTGCGGCTCGAGCAGTGCGGCGGCGAGGCGGCGGCAGGAAGCAGCCCCGACGGCGGTGGCGGCGCGGCGCCGGGCGCGAAGTCGCAGGCGCCCGGGTAGAGCAGCGCGGGCAAGGCGCACGGAGGCGGCGGCGAGGCGGGCGAGCCGCCGGCGGGCCGGGGCTGGTAGAAAGCGGGCGAGGAGTCCCTGCAGAGCCCCGAGAGGGCGGCGGGCGGCGCGGGCGGAGGGGGCAGCCCCAGCGGCTCCTCGTCCTGAAGCGCGGCGCACCCGGGCATCTCCAAGAGCTCGCCTCCGACGCCCGCCCGCGCCAGGGCGCAGCTCCGTAGCGGCTGCCCCGGCTGGAGGCCGCCTCCGCCGCTTCCCTCGTGCTCGTCGGCGTCGCCCTGCAAGTGGAGCGGGCTGAAGTCGGCGGGGATCTCGGCGGCCGAGGCGGGCGCGCAGGCTCCGGGAGGCATGCCCAAGAGCACGCCGCCTtcctggtagtggtggtggtggtgctggcgCCGGTAGAGCTCGGCGTAGCGCTCGCTCAGGTAGAGCTGCCGGGCGTTGCGGAGGACATAGGAGACGAGCAGGTTCTTGTGCAGCTTGATGCCCCCGCGCTGCGTGCGGGAGCTGTGGATCTTGCGCAGGGAGATGCTGATGAGCGACTGGGCGTCGAGGGCGCACTCCATCCTCCTCCGGCCCCTCAGCATCGGCCGTCGCCGCCGCCGCAGCCGCCCGCCCGGGACCGCATCCACCCGGGCGCGGGGACAGAGGCCGCCGAGCCCGGGCGCCCGAGACTAGCGAGGAGCCGAGCCGACCTTAGCGGGCCTCTCGGGGGGTCGCTGCCGCCGCCGCGCCGGGCACCATCACCGTGCGCCCCTGCGCGCGTTCGCCTCCGCTGGGCTCGCCAAACCAGCCAGGCAGCCAAGGCAAGGCAAACCAACCAACCccgccccttccttccttcccttcgcTCCGGCCGCCCGCGCTTTCGAGTGCAAGGCAATAAGCGCTCGTTTACCCAACCCCCGCTATTTGTAGGGCCTCCGCCGGCCCGCCCCTGGCAGCCGCCGCCTATCGCCGGCCGCTTTTGCCTTGGATTGGCAGCCGCCGCCCGCCCCGGAGCTGCCCGGCCGGCCAATCCAGGCGAGGCGGTTCCTTTGTGCTATTCAAATACCTAACAGACTTGGGGCCTTTTTTTGCTGGCTGGAAGGTTCTCTGGAGAGAAGCAGCGAGCGGCTGCTGCAGCAGCCAAAGAGAAGCAGCCGCGGCTGCAGCAGCCCGAGCGGGGGAGAAGCGCCGGGCGAGGAGGGAGGGCTGGGCTCCCCGGGGCGGCTCCGGGGGGCAGGATCGAAGCGCCCCTGGCCGGAGAAGGAGGCGTCGGGGCTTGGGCAGCGGCGCGCACAGGTGAGAGCGTGGCCATGTGCAGGAAAGGGGGAAGTGGGCCCGGCCCCGAGGGGCGGTCCCTCCCGGCTCCGACCCGCCCCCTTCTGCCCCTCCCGTCTCCTTGCCAGCAGGTGCACGTTGGCCAGCGCTGGAATAAACACTGGCGGTTCTTCATAGGAATCGAGTCGTTCCTGAGAccggaaagggggtgggggagaggaaaatgtgtCAATTtcaggctagatcaggggtggccaaacttgcttaatgtgagagccaaacagaataaacattagatgttaaagagccgcaagacatgaacctcagatgtttcagagctgaaagaggaaagaaggaaaatagatgagagagggagaggtggaaagaaagcaattgtaattttaaatgcatttcccaagccgccagccttctccaagctggctgatggggtggggtggggggcttcaagagccacacaatatgtgcaaaagagccacatgtggctcctgagccagagtttggccacccctgggctagatcgACAGCATTTTTGGTGCTGGTGGCTTAGCCAGAAGTAAATGAagagaagatgacattggatttatattccatcctccactcatagtctcagagtggctcacaatctccttcctcccccacaacagataccctgtgaggtgggtggggctgagtggactctcacaacagctgccctttcaaggacaacctctgccagagctatggctgacccaaggccattccagcaggttcaagtggaggagtggggaatcaaacctggttctcccagataagagtccacacacttaaccactacaccaaactggctctcaagagggtCCGTGGTAAGCCCCGGTTGGTAATGGGTGCCTACGAAATGCAGTCCACTGCATGCCTATGCAGAAGTCAGCTGCACTTGGTGCGACCGGGCTTGCTGCTAGGTGAAGTACTTTAAtccttgccttcctctgagcACAGGGCAATCAATTTAAAATTTTCAATTTGGCTTTTCTGTCAATGCCATCTCACAACATCCATTAATTGTGATAAagcccccattttttttttaaaagcacaggaAACAACCAGAAAAGCACTGAGATTtttaaatgagagagagagagaaatcaggttgatgtgtgtgaagtgctgtcaagtcgcagcagGTTTATGGTGAtctcagcaagggactttcaaggcaagtgagaagcagaggtggctggcccttgctttcctctgcagagccttcccttccaaggaccaaccctgcttagcttccaaaatctggcaATAAGACAATGctgcctgccctccccagtcaggCTGGTGTCAGTCCCAAATGCAAGGAAACagagatgcttttaaaaatgagCATAGAAAGATTGTCATTGACTAATTTTCCAACATTTGGGCACTACCACAAAGAAGGCCCTGTTAGTTTAGACTGCCAGTCTCACCTCTGAAAGCTAGGGCACCCAGAAATGAGTCTCTGCATCAGACGGCTGGGTCACATGGAAACAGATACCTTAGGGTGCTGGATCTGAAAACATACAAAAGAAGtgtggaaaaataatgaaaaactATATAAGAACACAATGTATTGACGATTCAACTTTTTAAAGCTATACAGCTGTAAACAGTGTGTATTCCTAAACAATCCTTATATATTACTAACATTGCAATGTTAAACTATAACTTCTGATAACTACATCAATTACAGTACAAAGATATCAAAATACACAGTCCAGATCTCAGTTCATTCAAATCCAGGTGCAAAACGTCTGCTTCCGACTTCAGAAACTTGCAGATGATTCACCCGCCCCAGCAGGCTgaattaaagtgctagtgcttccAATGATTCCGTTGCCAAAATATCTTTATAATTTCAAAAAATCCATTTGAGCTTTCGACAGCAATGACCAAATAGATGGCTTCTAAGATTCACATATTAATGATCAGAACTGGGTATGGCATAAGCCTCTGATGGGAAGGGGCATTTACTTCTGTTTCTGAAAAGCCCTTCTTCATAGAGGCATATCCCACAAACCCTTCTTCAAAGAGGCATATCCCACGGACCATCCACACAGCACTATACACGGAGAAAATTTCCTAATTTTGGATCTGGCCTGGGAGCATATTGGTGGCCAGTGTGGATTTTTATGTTGCAATGAGATTCAACCCCATTTAGGAGCCGGTTGCTGTCTTTTGCCACAATTGACCAGTATACCAAGAATGGATCAATACATGCACATGTATCAGAGGTACAGGCTTTAGTTTAGGGAATTAATTGGTTAGATTAATCAGTTACAAACTAAACCCCACTTAactgatagattcaggtgggtagctgtgtggtctgaagcagaacaaaaattgatctttttaagaccaacaacattttattcaaggtatttatttatttatttatttgttcgatttatatcccgccctaccccaccaaagcgggctcagggcggcttacaacacagaatgctaacagtaaatcagtttaaaatacattaatgattatacaataaaatacataaaactcacatcaatatactatgctacctcttccttaagtcaattcttcaagtattccagtgttcaaatattctgatgttcataagtttaaatattcaggcatcccggtttcggtcagttgtatgccaaccggaagaggactgttttacaggccctgtggaactgttcaaggttccgcagggccctcacctcctccgggagctggttccaccaacagggggctgcaatcgaaaaggccctgtctctggtcgctttcagatgggcctcctttggcccaggtataagcttttgtgtgaagaTAAATTACTAGTCCATAGATATCTGTAGAGGGCGaaggtctttaaggtgctactggactcaaactttgatctCCCAGTTAACTGAGTAGCTGGGGGGTTTTAAATGAGAATTTGCAGTAAATAACAGGGAAATCAGAGAAGAATTATTCCCCACTTTCTGGAAATGCCTACTGTGATAGCTGGGGCAGAAGCAGACCACTTGTGACCTATGTTCCTTcgaagctgcagagccttgtgagcaaaaattttactgtgtgagctactggtattaaagttgtgagctactggccttaaagctgtgagctactggccttaaagctgtgagctactgcataaattattgtactgtgggccatttttcctgagctaagacaaaaatgtatgagctggaggctaaaaatctgtgggctagctcacgctaactcagcttagagggaacactgcttgtgacacTGGAGTTCCATCACTGGAACCCCTGATATGTGATTTGGGCTTTGAAATTACTCTTTCTCTGTGTTTGTGAATGTACTAatctgaagaagaattgcagatttataccccacccttctctctgaatcagagactcagagcggtttacaatctcctagatcttctcccccacaacagacaccctgtggggtgggtggggctgagagagctctgacagaagctgccctttcaaggacaacctctgcgagagctctggctgacccaaggccattccagcaggtgcaagtggaggagtggggaatcaaacccggttttcccagataagagtccagacacttaaacactacaccaaactggctcaagtctGGAGTGGAGCCAGAGCACTGGGGAAGGGTGCTTTTTATTTTAAAGCACCAGAACACTTCTTCCACTGTACTGCTCCCTTGATCAAAAcaaaataagaacatcagagaagccatgttggatcaggccagtggcccatccagtccaacactctgtgtcacacagtggccaatatatgtgtttgtgtatacacacacacacacacacacacatatatatatatatatatatatactggggctaatagccactgatagacctctgctccatattttcatccaatcccctcttaaagctggctatgcttgtagccgccaccacctcctgtggcagtgaattccacatgttaatcaccctttgggggaagaaggacttccttttaaccgttttaacctgtctgctcagcaacttAATTTAATGCCCaatagttcttgtattgtgagaaagggagaaaagtacttctttctctactttctccatcccatgcataatcttgtaaacctttattacgtcaccccgcagtcgacgtttctccaagctaaagagccccaagcgttttaaccgttTTATAATGCTTTGCACTAGTAAGGAAAGGAGAGAGGCATGTCCTGTGTCTGTCTTTTCCCTTAAAGGGGTTTAAAGCTAAGTTCATTTTTCATTGGGGAAATACCACTGAAGGGGGGGAGCGAATAAGTCCTCCTCCCCAGTCCCATGACCCAGATCCACATCACGCCCCCAAGGATAATTTTTATGACCAAACTGAACATCTGGAATCCCAGTGATGGAACTCCAATTCCATGTGTCCCTTCACACCGTTGGCTTTCAACCTGTGGGTTGGGACCGTTGAGTGTGTCACAGGGCCGTACTTCCTGAGTTGTGAGCCCCTATAAAGTCACCATTTGTTGGCTGCCCCCCCTCGTTGCTTGTAGGCAGGgatggaaatctagcaggagctcctttgcatataaggccacacaaccctgatgtagccaatccaagagcttacaaaaaagagccttgtaagctcttggaggattggctacatcaggggggagtggcctaatattcaaaggagctcctgctagaattccacccctacttgTAGGCATGTGCAGCAGAAGGCCCTGATGCAACTTTTGGCTTTTTGACCACATCCTGAGAGGAGCAGCAGAGCGGTGGGATGAGGTCTCTCAGTCCTCAGTGGGGAGGACAGCTCCATGGCTCTGACCTTTGACACCTCTTCTGGCGCTCAGCTGCATGCCCTGTCTTCTGCTCTCTGCTACTCTCTGCTCTCTGCTTAGTCTGCTACCCACCATCCCAGACTTGGCACCGGTGAGATCATAACATTGGCTTGTCCTCTTCCTGTCATGTGATTCTCCTGGCTTGTCGTTGCCTTTCAGTGCGTCCTCGTTCTGGAAAGGTTGAAGGCCACTTCCCTTCCACACATCATCTAAAAACAAGTTAATGCTTTCCCTTTAAATAGTGTTGCGTTATTCCTACAGAAAAAGTATGCCAATGTAGTCATTCATCAATCAAAAATATGGCTATGGGTTTTTTCAAATTAGGGGAGGGCCCTTAAGGCACACACGTAGCTAAACAATATAAGATACTATTTTGTGGATTAGTTTCTCATCAGCTGTCCCAGAATCTCAAGGTTTTACCTTGACCAAGGCTCTGTAGAGAGAAGGATTGCTGCTTTTGTTTGATGCCCACTGTTTTTTAGTGCTTAAAAaagcagactaggatctgggagatccgggttcagattcccacactgccatgggccatggaagcttgctgggtgacctttggccagtcatttACTATCAActtagcctaccttgcagggttgttgtatgGGTAAAatagagaagaatgatgtaagctgctttggagagaaAGTCAGGATTTAAACGAAGCgtgtaaataaatacatctactttgcaaaaaaatattttaaaaaaccattcaTAAATTTGGGTCAAAGCATGGTATGGAGATATATAAAAGCCATTGTGGAGAGGCAGTTTACAAAGGATATGGGGGTCCTGCCTATTAATTCTAGGCAGCCTCAGTGCCTTACCTATAAAACGGGTCTATTAATtacacaagaacagaagagaagcagcactggatcaggccaatggcccatccagtccagccccctgtgtcgcacagtggccaaaacccaggtgccaccaggagtcCACCAATGGGGCAAGAACTCCAAACGCTCTCCTGTTGCCACCcaggcaccaaaaatacagagcatccttGCCTCAGACACATAGTGTTTcatctataaaaaggtaaaggtcccctatgcaagcaccaaatcattaccgacccatggggtgatgtcacattgtgacattttcttggcaaactttttacagaaTGGTTTGCCATCTCCCCCAcccaagctgggtgctcattttaccgacctcggaaggatcaaaggctgaatcaaccttggccttgtggctaataggcactgatgaacctctgctccctatgtttatctaatccctttatcttttttggtatttttgtagggtttttttttaaatgtgcaggtgtgtgtctgcacctggaagacaTGGTAACCTATGGTGACTGGTCCCTACTAGGgccctgaaggatattcagagaggtagctgaataaagcctacccctgcctcccgactgctggtattccttgaaggtcttccAGCAAGTACTCGCCAGAGCCAGCCCtaccttagcttctgagatctgatgagcaaGAGAATGTCCCAAAACAATGGTGATCCCTTTTTCAAAACATTATCACACCCAATCAGGGAACATTTAAATTCCACATTGCAGCTCAGCATAGTATCGCTAAAGTGCATGCACAATTACAAAAGACAACCTGCATTAGATAGGCTCTGACAAAGCAGTTACTGCAACTGTGCAGCAGAACTGGAGCACTTTCATagaacgcacacacacacacacaaaaggggaTTGTGCTGTGATACCGCCCACCATGGCATGACTGACGTTCCCCTTCCCTGAGGAATACTGTGGATTTTATGGTACACATGCAGAATAAATACAGCACAATTAAGCAGCAAATCAAAACTCC is a window of Heteronotia binoei isolate CCM8104 ecotype False Entrance Well chromosome 12, APGP_CSIRO_Hbin_v1, whole genome shotgun sequence DNA encoding:
- the IER5L gene encoding immediate early response gene 5-like protein gives rise to the protein MLRGRRRMECALDAQSLISISLRKIHSSRTQRGGIKLHKNLLVSYVLRNARQLYLSERYAELYRRQHHHHHYQEGGVLLGMPPGACAPASAAEIPADFSPLHLQGDADEHEGSGGGGLQPGQPLRSCALARAGVGGELLEMPGCAALQDEEPLGLPPPPAPPAALSGLCRDSSPAFYQPRPAGGSPASPPPPCALPALLYPGACDFAPGAAPPPPSGLLPAAASPPHCSSRTTVLDLDTHVVTTVENGYLHHDCCSQWPCGCQPGAPPSPGSKRKYYPGHESEEDAASPGGPAASNGGAAAAVAGAASSSLGGGGAGEPAFAPCPKRARFEDFSAAEPGPDSSNISNLISIFGSGFTGLVSRQQQHHHHQQQQQSQQQQQADSSEQPLNGQLCSKQALASLGAWTRAIVAF